TGCATCGCATGATAGGCGCGCTGGTAAAAATCGGAATCCGTGGCGCCCTTGGGAAAGTGATAGCTATCGGGATAAAAACGCCCCTCCGGGTGTTCACCGTTCCGTCCCAGGCGCTCCATAAGTTGCTGGTCGCTGAGTCCCGCGAGCGTCTGTTGCAAGGCCGGATGGCGCTGCACGGCCTCGCGGAATTGTTTGAAGGTCCATCCCTCCACAACCGTGAGCGAGTATTCCACAACCCGGCCCGCCACAAATTGGTCCAGCAACTCCAGCGGCGTCGTACCGGGAGTGATTTCATATTCGCCCATCTTGATCTGTTGCGCCCTCCCCTGCCACTGCGCCAGCCAGACCAGATAGTAAGGGTGCTGCAAGATACCGCGCTGGTGCAGGTCACTCGCGACGCCTTTCAGGCTGGTTCCGGCCTTGATTTCATAATGGAGGGGGCTGGCGCCTATGGCAAGCGGTGTATAGATAAAGTGCCGATATTCGATCACCATACCCGCCGCCAGCAGGGTAATGACGATGATGAGCAGCCCCAATGATCTTATAAAAAACTTTAACATTATACGCTATCACTTTGTATATGCTCATAAATTAGTGCTGTTATCGGTCCTGGTTTCAGCACTGCGCCGGCGATCTCGCGGATCGGCCATACGCGTATCAAACTATTACACAAAAAGCTCTCTTCCGCGGCTTGCACTTCGGCGAGTGTGAGGCGGGTGACGGTGCAAGGGATGGATAGCTTAGCCGCGATCTCGATGATACACGCACGCATGATGCCGGCCACACCGCTTGATGACAAATCAGGGGTGAGCAGCCGTCCCTCGTTCACGATGAAGAGATTACTCTGGGTGGCCTCGATAACGCTCCCTGTCTGATCCAACATCAGACCTTCGGGAATATCCGGGTCGTCCCACTCGTTGCGCGCCAGCACCTGTTCGAGCCGGTTAAGGTGCTTGATGCCGGCAAGCGACGGGTTGAGGCCCAAAGGTGTTTGGCAAATGCGCACGCGCACGCCTTCTTGCCAAAAGCGCTGAGGCCATTCAGGCCAGGGGTAACGCGCCACGATGCGGGTGGCGGGTGAGGCGTGAGGGGTGAGGGGTGAGGGGCGATAACCGCGACGGCCTGCGCCGCGTGTAATAATAATTTTGAGCACGGCTTGCTCAGCGCCATCACACACTTGTTGAGCTTCCGCGCGTAATAACGGGTAATCCGGCTGCGGGATGCCGAGCTTACTGCAACCCGAATTGAGCCGCAGCATGTGTCTGTCCCACAACAGCGGCACCCCGTTTTTCACCGCAATCGTCTCAAACAGGCCATCGCCATAGTGCAGACCGCGATCCTGTGCGCTGATCTGGTCTGTGGCTTTGCCGTTAACGAGCATCATGCTGCGGCTCCCAACGCTCGCAGCAGTCCGCGCGCCTTGGCGCGCGTCTCCTCCAGCTCGCGTTCTGGAATGGAATCCGCGACGATGCCCGCGCCTGCGCGCAGGCTGATCTGCTTGTCTTGTTTAACCAGCGTTCGGATCAGGATATTCAAATCCATACTGCCGTCGCGATTGAGATAGCCCATGGCGCCCGTGTAAGGGCCGCGTGCGGTCTGCTCCAGCTCGGCGATGATCTCCATACAGCGTACCTTCGGGCATCCGGTGATGGTGCCGCCCGGAAAAACGGCGCGGATCACCTGGCCGGGCGTGACGCCGGGCCGCAATCTCCCTGACACACTGGATACGATGTGATGCACATGGGCGTAACTCTCCGTCGTCATCAGCTCCTCCACGCGCACGCTGCCCGGCACGCACACCCTGCCCAGATCATTGCGTTCGAGATCAATCAGCATAATATGCTCCGCGCGTTCTTTGGGATGGGCTAACAGAGTCTGAATATCCGCCGCATCGGCGCCGTGATTCTCGCGCCTGGGCCGCGTGCCGGCTATCGGGCGGGTTGCTACGTAATCGCCTCGCACGCAGACTAGCCGCTCCGGAGAAGAGCTGATAATAGCGCTATCACCGTACACGGCCAAACCGGCAAACGGCGCCGGATTAGCTTCGCGTAAACGTTGATACACATCCGCTGCTGAGACAACTTGATGCAATTCACCACGCCATGCACGCGAGAGATTCACCTGAAACACATCGCCCTCGCGGATATAGCGCAAAATGCGCTGTACGCCGTTAAGAAAATCTTGTGGCGGCTCTTCCTGTAGCATCGTCTTGACCAAAGCAGGCTGACTTATGGTTGGCTTGCTCAGAGTTTGGACATCTGCTGTTATCGCTTCCAGCAGCTCAGGCCGCTCCGAGATGATGAAGGTTTTTTGCGCTACATGGTCGCGGATCACCGCCGCCGGAATGCGGGTGGCAAAGGCGATGGGTAGCGAGCTATTTGTGGCGGACAAGCGCAAGCTAGGCTCGATCTGCTCAGCCAGTTCATAGCCTAAATAGATAAACCACCCGCCCTGGAAGGGAAAATCACCCAGAGGGGCTATGGCGGTACGCTGCTCAGTCCACCAGCGGTCGAGGCGCCCTAAGAAATCCGCTTCACGCGGATCGTTAAGTGTCAGTGTCTCGCCGGGAAACGCGAACAGGATGTCATAACGCGCGCTCGATGTGCCGTGGACAACACTTTCCAGCAGATAGGGATAACGCGCCGGATTCAGCCGATGCAGCCCCAATAGATCAAACCACCCGGAAGGCAGTGTAGTAGTGAAGGGTGAATAAGTCATTTTGAAAAGCGACCCAGCGCGAGGAATTCAGATTTTGTCACATATGGAGTACTTCGTGAGAATTTTCGGGTAGCCGAAGGCCGGGGGATTTTATGAGAACGACGCGGGGATTTTAGCCGCCCCACCCCCCGTTCATAAAAATTTCATCTTGGCAGAGGATCTCAGACCCTTGCGCATAACGCTAATACCGATCAAATACTTAGCCCCCTCACTTAAATTCACTTCTCAACAAACTGGCAAGCCCGTCCGAAAAATCCCTCTTGACAATGCACAATCTCTTTGTGAAAGTCAGCATCAGGGAGACATGCCGTTTTAACATGTAGGGCCGAATTCATTCGCTCTGGGTTTATCCCCTCTCCCTCCGGGAGAGGGTAGGGTGAGGGGTAGGGCCGAATTCATTCGGCCATGAGCCAAGCGGCACAGCAGGGTGCGTTACACGCACCACTGTCTCGAACAGCCGAAGACATATCGAAAGGGGGATCGCATGCTGCAAAACACCACAACAACCCTAACGTCGGGGGGGGGGGGGGGGGGGGCCCCCCAGCCATGTCTAAGCCCCGCAGAGCACTGCATTTCCTGAGACCCCTTCTCTGTCTGTTACTGATCAGCAGCTCACTATTCACCAGTCCCAGCGTTTTCGCCCACCGCCAGATCTACACCGACCTTTTCAATCTTGGCGCCACACCCCCCACTCAATCCCAAAAGACCGTCAGCGTCGCCAACCTCAGCGGCAGCTTCATCCTCACCCTCCAAAACGGCGCCACCAACGGCGGCCAACGCATCAGCAGCGGCTCCGTCGAATTAAACGGCACGGTCATCCTCGGCCCCACCCAACTGACCTCCCAGGCCGGCGCCCTGCAAGTAGCCGTGACACTACAGGCCAGCAACACCCTCAAGGTCACCCTAAACAGTGGCGCGAGCAACGCCTTTGTAATCATCAGCCTGCTCCAGCACCTTACCGACACCACACCGCCCACTCTCACCCTCACCCAGCCCAGCAGCGGACAGGTATTCACCACCTCACCCATCACCGT
Above is a genomic segment from Gammaproteobacteria bacterium containing:
- the mltG gene encoding endolytic transglycosylase MltG: MLKFFIRSLGLLIIVITLLAAGMVIEYRHFIYTPLAIGASPLHYEIKAGTSLKGVASDLHQRGILQHPYYLVWLAQWQGRAQQIKMGEYEITPGTTPLELLDQFVAGRVVEYSLTVVEGWTFKQFREAVQRHPALQQTLAGLSDQQLMERLGRNGEHPEGRFYPDSYHFPKGATDSDFYQRAYHAMQEYLNKEWANRDPNLPLKTPYEALILASIVERETAVPSERPAIAGVFLRRLQAGMKLQTDPTVIYGLGSHFDGNLRRRDLERDNPYNTYTRAGLPPTPIALPGAASIHAVLHPESGKSLFFVARGDGSHTFSETLEEHNKAVQKYQVNPHKQEPHTP
- the pabC gene encoding aminodeoxychorismate lyase, with amino-acid sequence MMLVNGKATDQISAQDRGLHYGDGLFETIAVKNGVPLLWDRHMLRLNSGCSKLGIPQPDYPLLRAEAQQVCDGAEQAVLKIIITRGAGRRGYRPSPLTPHASPATRIVARYPWPEWPQRFWQEGVRVRICQTPLGLNPSLAGIKHLNRLEQVLARNEWDDPDIPEGLMLDQTGSVIEATQSNLFIVNEGRLLTPDLSSSGVAGIMRACIIEIAAKLSIPCTVTRLTLAEVQAAEESFLCNSLIRVWPIREIAGAVLKPGPITALIYEHIQSDSV
- a CDS encoding aminodeoxychorismate synthase component I codes for the protein MTYSPFTTTLPSGWFDLLGLHRLNPARYPYLLESVVHGTSSARYDILFAFPGETLTLNDPREADFLGRLDRWWTEQRTAIAPLGDFPFQGGWFIYLGYELAEQIEPSLRLSATNSSLPIAFATRIPAAVIRDHVAQKTFIISERPELLEAITADVQTLSKPTISQPALVKTMLQEEPPQDFLNGVQRILRYIREGDVFQVNLSRAWRGELHQVVSAADVYQRLREANPAPFAGLAVYGDSAIISSSPERLVCVRGDYVATRPIAGTRPRRENHGADAADIQTLLAHPKERAEHIMLIDLERNDLGRVCVPGSVRVEELMTTESYAHVHHIVSSVSGRLRPGVTPGQVIRAVFPGGTITGCPKVRCMEIIAELEQTARGPYTGAMGYLNRDGSMDLNILIRTLVKQDKQISLRAGAGIVADSIPERELEETRAKARGLLRALGAAA